CCATGTTAGTGCTAAATTTGATTTCAACTTGTAAACCCCATTTCATTTTCTGTTATAATGCTAAAAACAACTATAAGGAGGACATTCTTTATGAAACCTTTACAAATATCAGCAGAGACAGCTATCACCCTATCTAAGAAACTAGGTGTGCCCATCGAACACCTTATGCATATGCCTCAGCATATTTTACTTCAAAAAATCACAGAACTTAGTAAGCAAGAAACTTCTAAACCTGATGATGAGAAAGATCCATCATGATTCCATTTCGAAATACATGGCCTTATGAGATTGTTATGAGTGACATCTATGTACAATATTGCCCTTTTTGTAACAGCCATAACGTCCTTCTTCCCATGAAGCCGAAAGAACTTCAAACCATTCATGAAGGTAAGAAAAAAATACTTGTCTTTCCTTGCTGCAATAACAATATAAAAATCATTGATACAGATACCGACTACCTATTATGTGATCGACCTTTACGTTAAAGAACACACACAACCAATAAATATAAGAAAGGAACTATAGTTATATTAACTACAGTTTCTTTTTTTATATGTGTTTATTCAAGAGCAGCGTTCATTTGCTCTGGAAGTTCCATTTCCTTGGCCATCATCTGCTCACGCAATAAAGCCCACTGTTCCCTTGAGGCCCGAATCATAGCTGCATCTATAATGTTCTTATCGTTAATAACACGAGAGAACCATTTCACAGCTTCATGGAAATGACCGACTCTTCTATTGAGCTCCCCTATCAAATATAACAAACGTGCATTGTTAGCTCCTACTCCTTCTACTTCATATACACGGATATAAGAGTCTAAACAATACTTCAAGAATCGTTGCTCTTGTTCATAATCACCCTTATAGCGATACAGCCAAGCGATATGTTGGAGATGACTTGCTATAATACGTTCTGTATCCCCAATCGTCTGTGCACAGAGCAGCGCCAACTTGTATGTTTCTAGCGCTGTCTCCCATTCACGATGTCCCGCGAAATCACGCTCAATCCAGCGCCGACTCATCTTCCCCTCAAAAGTCTTCTTCTGGGCATCGTTTAACCTATCAGCTGAGTTTTCTGTGGATGCAAATCCACATTTGGGACACACTCGAACGACATAAAAGTCAGGATTTTCATTCTTGTAATATGCACAAAAATCGGAATCTGTTCGAATAGATTTTTTGAAACTAGGCCGAACTCGAGATGTCATAAATTCATGCTCACAAAAACTGCATGAAACTGAAATGGAATAGAGTGGTTCTAGCGTAGTCAATATCCTTACGTCCTCTCCGTGTAACCAATTTAATTGCTAGCTATCGCTGTTAATAAAGTGATAAGCAGGACCTGAGAGCCTATTCAATACAAAAACACGTAGCTGCTCTTCCACCCCAATATCATGAAGCGCTTCCTCCATACAATGAAGCCATGCTTTGGCATGTTGCTCTGTAATTGGAAAAGGGAGATGCCGTGCTCTCATCATAGGGTGACCGACCGCATTAGAATACAGGGAGGGTCCCCCGAAAAACTGACTCAAAAACATGTATTGCTTGTCCATAACATCTGAAATATCCTGTGGAAAAAGTGGACCTATTAAAGGATGTTTCTGTACCCTGGGATAGAACGATTCTACAAGTTCACGTACCATCTTCTCGCCGCCCAGGTTGTCATAAATACTCAAGCTTGGATTCATTTATATCGCCAACTTTCATGTCGATAATAGTTAAGTCGATTAATTATATCAAAAAACATAAAAAAAGGCGCTAAACAATGATGCTTTAGCGCCTTTATCATATTTAATAGCTGCTCCATTCTTCTTCGCCAGAACGGATTAGAGAGGCACGTATAACATACACAAAAACACAGACGAGAATACCGACAATAAAACTCATTGTTCTCATCACTCCATCCATATCTGAATTCAATCAAAGGTAAGCTTTATTTATTATATTTTACCATAAATAATTTAAAAAAACAGCTCCATCTGAAAGCGCTTTCTTACTTTTTTTAGTAATGATTGTCCAACGATTATCATAAAGCTATGTGAGAGGGATATCTGTGTCTATAAGGAACTCGTCTGGAGGCTAAGCTCATGACTATAAAATCTCTCAACATAATGGTTCTAATCACCCTTTTGATGGGATTGTGTATATTAATGCTTAGTTATCCCGAGGCATACTTTGAGGCTGCCCTACGTGGGTTGGCCATTTGGTGGGATGTTCTCTTCCCTTCTCTTTTCCCCTTCTTTATTATATCTGAAGTTCTGCTTGGATTTGGCATCGTTCATTTAATCGGTACCCTCTTAGACCCTGTGATGCAACCCTTATTCCGTATACCCGGAAGCGGTGGCTTTGTTGTGGCCATGGGTTATGTCTCTGGATACCCCATAGGAGCTAGATTAACTGCTAATTTGTGGGAACAAAAGATGATCAGTCGCGATGCGGGAGAACGATTAGTTGCCTTCACAACTTCATCTGATCCTATATTCCTGATTGGTGCTGTATCTATAGGTTTTTTTCACGATTCATCCATCGTACCTATACTGGCAGTAGCCCACTACGGCGGAGGACTATTGATAGGAATCATTATGCGTTTTCACGGATCTAGATCAGAGAATCCACAACATTCGCAAAATTCACCTTCTCCTATGTTTAGCCTAAATCGCCTTAAACATGCATTTCAATCTATGCATAAGGCTCGAATGGAAGATGGAAGAACGCTTGGAGAGCTTCTACTGCAAGCGGTTCAATCATCATTTCAACTTATTATTGTTGTAGGCGGACTTGTTGTATTCTTCTCCGTATTTCTAGAATTACTCACTCAAGCAAAAATTATGTCAGGTCTCTACTGGTTCATGGAGCGGGGGTTAAACCTTGCAGGACTACCAGAATCCTTGTCTCAGTCCCTCGTTGGCGGATTATTCGAAGTGACCTTGGGTGCGCGCTCAGCTGGTGAATCTGCTTCCATTCCCCTTCAATATAAGGTCGCAGCTGCAGCATTCGTTCTTTCTTGGGGAGGTCTATCCGTTCATGCACAGATTGCAAGTATTCTTCATTCCACTAACTTACGTTACCTCCCCTTCATGGTCGCACGCTTCGTCCATGGTGTTATCGCAGCCGTTCTGGTATTGCTACTGTGGAACGTGTTTATGCCTGGATCGGGAGTTCTAAGTACGTTTCAAGCCTTCAATTCACTAACTCTACCGACCCTTATTCCAACAACAGGAGGATTCACCGGTATTCTTACACTTTTTGTTATTATTCTAATTGTGATGCTGTTACTATCCCTCTTACTTACTGTGATTACAGGAATCTGGTCGATGGTTCGCCGCTCCATTAACAAATGAAACATTGTGTTCTAGTGCGATATTGATTATGATCGATGTATATCATAACAAAGGAGCTTATCACCCTTGAGATACTATGTACTGGACCGCGGGGATCAGTTATCTGTTGATTTAGCAGAGCAATTCCACCAACTAGCGGCACAGCTTCATTTTACATTAGATGCAGAATCGCCTGAAATCGTTATATCCATAGGTGGAGATGGTACGATGCTCCATGCTTTTCATACGTTCATTGACCACATTCCTGATATTGCTTTTGTAGGGGTACATACAGGTCATTTAGGATTCTATTCTGATTGGAAAGCAGACGAGCTTCCAGAGCTTATTGAGCTGATGAGCGGTAATATCACTACAGGCCATTCCAACCCACGTATTGTGAAATACCCGCTCCTTGAGCTCGAAGTTCAGAAGAAATCCGGAACAACTTCCTACATTGCCTTAAATGAATTCACACTTAAAGGTGTGGACGGTACACTTGTAGCGCAGATCGACATTAACAATCATATCTTCGAAATGTTCAGAGGCGATGGTATATGTGTCTCCACCCCTTCAGGCAGTACAGCGTATAACAAGAGTCTCGGAGGAGCAATGGTGCACCCTTCCATTGAAGCACTACAAATAGCCGAGATAGCGTCTATTAACAATCGTGTCTTCCGTACCATGGGCTCGCCATTGCTTCTTCCTAAGCACCATCACTGTGACATTCTGTCACGTAAAGACCAGCGTTTACTACTCACAGTTGATCACAATAATATATCTATTAATGATTTGATTTCAGTTCGTTGCCGAGTATCTGAACAGAAAATTAGCTTTGCCCGCTATCGGCCATACCCTTTTTGGAATCGTGTGAGATCATCTTTCCTAGGATAATGAGAAGAGAATATATGTATGACAAACAAGCAGCCCCTAATCAGGGGCTGCTTGTTTCTTCTTCTTTCAAAATATTTATTTCTTCATTCGGTACATTTATTTCTTCATTCGGTACATTTGTATCTTCTTTCGGAATATTTGTTTCTTTATCTTTGAGAACAGGCTCTCGGCTCTTCTGTAAAACAAAGAAAGCACACCCGAAGTTACAATATTCGTTGATATAATCTTCCATACTAGATATAGCTGTTTCTTTGTTGGCTTTAGGATGGTTATCCCGGTAAAATCCCTTCAAGCGTAACTGGCTATATCCCCAATCACCGATGATATAATCATATCTCTCCAACACGTCACTGTATCGACCACGGAAGGCCTCAGGGTTCCAGCCACTTTTGTGGTCTTTCAGAATTTCATAATTTTTACCACCTACAAGAATCAAGCACACGTCCCCTGCCTTTCCTCATTAGAAATGAAATGATCATATATTGTTATCAAACATGCTCAGCGGCTGATTGCACCTGCTTATGTGCATGGTATGAACTTCGTACAAGTGGGGCAGATTCAACGTGACTAAAACCACGCTTCAAGCCTTCTTCCTTCAACAATGCGAAATCTGCTGGCGGTATATACTTTACTACATCCAAATGTTTAGGCGAAGGTTGCAAATATTGACCTAACGTTAGAATATTACATCCAACCGCTCGCAAATCATCCATGGACTGCAAAATTTCATCCCATTCTTCCCCAACCCCAAGCATAATACTCGACTTCGTAGGTATAGAAGGTTGTAATTCTTTAGATCGTTGTAGCAATTCCATTGAACGACTATATTTAGCCTTTGCACGGACTCGATCTGACAATCTTTCTACTGTCTCAATATTATGATTCAGAATATCAGGTTTAGCATCCATAACCACTTTCAGGGCTTCAGGATTTCCCATGAAATCTGGAATTAACACTTCTACACTACATAGTGGAAGTTGACGGCGTACAGCGTGAATGGTGGCAGCAAAAATGGAAGCCCCTCCATCCTGTAAATCATCCCGAGCTACACTCGTAATAACACAGTGCTGTAGATTCATACTCACAGCAGCTTCTGCAACCCGTTCAGGCTCACCCAGATCAAGTTCTGTTGGCATTCCTGTATTCACAGCACAAAAGCGACATGCACGTGTACATATATCTCCCAAAATCATAAAGGTTGCTGTTCGATTCGCCCAACATTCATATATGTTAGGACAACGTGCTTCTTCACACACGGTATGCAACGTCTTGGAACGCATCATGTTTTTAATTTCCTGATAGTTTTCTCCGGTTGTCATTTTAATGCGAATCCAGTCCGGCTTAGGTTCCTTCGTAGTACTTCTGGACAATAGTAATACCTTCTTTCACTAAAGGGTAGGCTGTTACTCGTTCCATATTATATCATGAAACCCATTGGATTACCTTACTTACAAGTGCTGAACAAAAGTACTGAATAAAACACTGCTTCTGGAGTTAATCTAATGACATCAGCACACTGTTCGGTCTAGGACTCGAATTAGAGCATATAAGGAGGTAGACTGATGGTTTCTCTTCACAATCACACTCGTAGATACATTATTTCTATAACCACCGCAGTCTTATCCATCTATTGTTGTCATCCTACGGATGCAGCTACAATAAATGTATCTACACCCAGCATTGAAACGAAACAGCAGGATGCATTGGCATCCCGTAAACTTTTATATGAAAAAATCAGTGTGGTCACTAACATTCCATGGTATAGAATCGCTGCCATCGACCAATATGAACACACTATGACGAAAGTCCATCCGAAAGATCGCGCTCATCCTCCTCGGCTAACAGGTATTTATATGTCTGAACCCCTCTGGGCAGGCTGGCTCAATCCGGATCAAAAGGACAATAATCCTGAGTCAATCTCTTTCTTTAAGGGCTATGGACGCGATGGAACAGGCGACGGTGTGGCAGATGTCAATAACGATATGGATGTTCTCTACAGTATGGCTAATTACTTACTTAAGTATGGTCAATCTAAGGATGACTTCAGCATTGCCTTATGGGAGTACTATCATAATAGCCGCTCCGTTCAACGAATTCAGCAATTTTCCAAGCTATATGAGAAGTTCGATTCACTTGATCTGAATAAACATACTTTCCCATTGCCTGTAAACAGCCAATATTCATATCGCAGTACTTGGGGGAGTGGACGCAATTGGGGTGGATTCCGAATTCATGAAGGTACAGACTTATTTGCAAGCTATGGTGTACCTGTACGTAGTACGTGCTACGGAGTAGTGGAGATGAAGGGTTGGAATAGGTACGGTGGCTGGCGAATTGGCATCAGAGATATTCATAACCATTACCACTATTTTGCTCACTTGAAGGGCTTCCAGAAGGGAATAAAAGCCGGCGATGTTGTAAATCCGGGACAAGTCGTTGGTTGGGTAGGTAGCTCCGGTTACGGAAAGCCGGGTACACAAGGAAAATTCCCACCCCATTTACATTATGGTATTTATCGAGATAATGGATTTGCAGAATGGTCATTTGATCCTTATCCTAGCTTACTTCAGTGGGAGCGAACTGAACGGAAATCACTTCAAATCAAAAAAGGTAACTCGTGAACATCAGAGTTACCTTTTTTGGCTCTAACCTGTATGTTTATGGATTTCCATTCGTCTTGGTGTGGGATTCTGGCCCCTCTAATAACTTAGACACATCATCCTTTCCTTCCACCTTACCAGATGATCCTGTCGTTCCAAGTGGGAGTGAAATATTAGGTGCATTTGCCCCACTACCACCCACCGGCTCTCCCTTAGAATTGTAGTAATACATCGGCACATCTCCCACAACAAGCAAATACGATATAGGAATTTCAGTCTCTACAAATTCAGATTCCATATCGAACGGTATAACTACCGCTACTTCAACACTGACATGAATATACACCTCTACAAGAATCATATTAATGCCTGCATCACTTTGCCTTGTATTCAGATCTATCTTTGCAGCTCCTTGAGGCTCGATCCTGACAGGAATCTTAGGTCCAAACGAAGCCAGTACAGGACTACCTAACGCCTGACCTAAAGGGATGTGTTCTGCCAATTGATGAACATCCTTTAGTGTAGATTGGACAACATTATACGTATCTGATGTAATTTTCATATGCTCAGCATAATTCAGCATGAATCCTGACACTTTACCCGAAGTATCCGTCTTCCAGTCGACCAATTGTTCAGCCTTCGTTCCTTGTGTCACCTGCGCGGTAATCGCTTTATTAATCGCCTCAGTGGCAATTTGCTTAACCCTTATTTTGGCTAAGTGCATAATAGGGGGCTTCATTTTATTATCCACATAGGAGAACCCTTGCAACAGTATAATCACAAAAACAAGACAACCTAAGAGCCATAATCTACGAGTACTTCTAGGCTTACTGCTTGAACTATGCCATCTATGTCTTCTTCTCATGTTCAACCTCCTGCCACGGTAAGACTCCATATATTCATATGATGCCTTATAACAAAAAAGAAGAGCAGGTTGTCTGCTCTTCTTAAAGGTCGGTTGATTAGAGTGATGAAATAAGTCTAAATCAACTTCGTTAACTAATTCATGATTTATTCTTGTCTAAAATGTCGTTGTCTCATCGCCTCAAACAGCAATACAGAAGAGGCCATACCCACATTCAATGATTCTGCTTGTCCACGCATAGGAATAATCAAGGTGTCGTCTACGAGCTTCTGTACGCTCTCTGATACACCCTTAGCCTCATTACCAACCAATATCCATGAGGTGTCTGCAAAGTTATACTCGTAGCATGTAGAGCTTGCTTGAAGGCTAGTACTAACAACACGCGCTCCGTTTTGCTTAGCTTGAGGTAAGATATCCAATAAATCCCCTTCAATAACAGGCATATGAAACAACGAACCCATCGTGGAGCGAATCGTCTTAGGATTATATAAATCTGCACAACCACGACCCATAATAACACCGTCCGCACCTGCAGCATCTGCACTACGAATGATTGTTCCTACGTTCCCAGGATCTTGAATACCATCTAATACGATGACCAAGCTATGGTT
The nucleotide sequence above comes from Paenibacillus sp. IHBB 10380. Encoded proteins:
- a CDS encoding TrmH family RNA methyltransferase → MVITSPQNARVKEWAQLLEKKYRDKTNKYLIEGTHLVHEALKSKADIEVVAYDVDKGIPSELMGIDSGDMDWVGVSEAVIAKCTDTVTPQPVFAVIRKHSSELSKLLEVNHSLVIVLDGIQDPGNVGTIIRSADAAGADGVIMGRGCADLYNPKTIRSTMGSLFHMPVIEGDLLDILPQAKQNGARVVSTSLQASSTCYEYNFADTSWILVGNEAKGVSESVQKLVDDTLIIPMRGQAESLNVGMASSVLLFEAMRQRHFRQE
- a CDS encoding globin domain-containing protein — its product is MNPSLSIYDNLGGEKMVRELVESFYPRVQKHPLIGPLFPQDISDVMDKQYMFLSQFFGGPSLYSNAVGHPMMRARHLPFPITEQHAKAWLHCMEEALHDIGVEEQLRVFVLNRLSGPAYHFINSDS
- the yunB gene encoding sporulation protein YunB — protein: MRRRHRWHSSSSKPRSTRRLWLLGCLVFVIILLQGFSYVDNKMKPPIMHLAKIRVKQIATEAINKAITAQVTQGTKAEQLVDWKTDTSGKVSGFMLNYAEHMKITSDTYNVVQSTLKDVHQLAEHIPLGQALGSPVLASFGPKIPVRIEPQGAAKIDLNTRQSDAGINMILVEVYIHVSVEVAVVIPFDMESEFVETEIPISYLLVVGDVPMYYYNSKGEPVGGSGANAPNISLPLGTTGSSGKVEGKDDVSKLLEGPESHTKTNGNP
- a CDS encoding M23 family metallopeptidase — protein: MVSLHNHTRRYIISITTAVLSIYCCHPTDAATINVSTPSIETKQQDALASRKLLYEKISVVTNIPWYRIAAIDQYEHTMTKVHPKDRAHPPRLTGIYMSEPLWAGWLNPDQKDNNPESISFFKGYGRDGTGDGVADVNNDMDVLYSMANYLLKYGQSKDDFSIALWEYYHNSRSVQRIQQFSKLYEKFDSLDLNKHTFPLPVNSQYSYRSTWGSGRNWGGFRIHEGTDLFASYGVPVRSTCYGVVEMKGWNRYGGWRIGIRDIHNHYHYFAHLKGFQKGIKAGDVVNPGQVVGWVGSSGYGKPGTQGKFPPHLHYGIYRDNGFAEWSFDPYPSLLQWERTERKSLQIKKGNS
- a CDS encoding YycC family protein, whose protein sequence is MKPLQISAETAITLSKKLGVPIEHLMHMPQHILLQKITELSKQETSKPDDEKDPS
- the ylbJ gene encoding sporulation integral membrane protein YlbJ — protein: MTIKSLNIMVLITLLMGLCILMLSYPEAYFEAALRGLAIWWDVLFPSLFPFFIISEVLLGFGIVHLIGTLLDPVMQPLFRIPGSGGFVVAMGYVSGYPIGARLTANLWEQKMISRDAGERLVAFTTSSDPIFLIGAVSIGFFHDSSIVPILAVAHYGGGLLIGIIMRFHGSRSENPQHSQNSPSPMFSLNRLKHAFQSMHKARMEDGRTLGELLLQAVQSSFQLIIVVGGLVVFFSVFLELLTQAKIMSGLYWFMERGLNLAGLPESLSQSLVGGLFEVTLGARSAGESASIPLQYKVAAAAFVLSWGGLSVHAQIASILHSTNLRYLPFMVARFVHGVIAAVLVLLLWNVFMPGSGVLSTFQAFNSLTLPTLIPTTGGFTGILTLFVIILIVMLLLSLLLTVITGIWSMVRRSINK
- a CDS encoding YutD family protein, encoding MILVGGKNYEILKDHKSGWNPEAFRGRYSDVLERYDYIIGDWGYSQLRLKGFYRDNHPKANKETAISSMEDYINEYCNFGCAFFVLQKSREPVLKDKETNIPKEDTNVPNEEINVPNEEINILKEEETSSP
- a CDS encoding NAD kinase — its product is MRYYVLDRGDQLSVDLAEQFHQLAAQLHFTLDAESPEIVISIGGDGTMLHAFHTFIDHIPDIAFVGVHTGHLGFYSDWKADELPELIELMSGNITTGHSNPRIVKYPLLELEVQKKSGTTSYIALNEFTLKGVDGTLVAQIDINNHIFEMFRGDGICVSTPSGSTAYNKSLGGAMVHPSIEALQIAEIASINNRVFRTMGSPLLLPKHHHCDILSRKDQRLLLTVDHNNISINDLISVRCRVSEQKISFARYRPYPFWNRVRSSFLG
- a CDS encoding DUF2225 domain-containing protein; translation: MTTLEPLYSISVSCSFCEHEFMTSRVRPSFKKSIRTDSDFCAYYKNENPDFYVVRVCPKCGFASTENSADRLNDAQKKTFEGKMSRRWIERDFAGHREWETALETYKLALLCAQTIGDTERIIASHLQHIAWLYRYKGDYEQEQRFLKYCLDSYIRVYEVEGVGANNARLLYLIGELNRRVGHFHEAVKWFSRVINDKNIIDAAMIRASREQWALLREQMMAKEMELPEQMNAALE
- the lipA gene encoding lipoyl synthase is translated as MSRSTTKEPKPDWIRIKMTTGENYQEIKNMMRSKTLHTVCEEARCPNIYECWANRTATFMILGDICTRACRFCAVNTGMPTELDLGEPERVAEAAVSMNLQHCVITSVARDDLQDGGASIFAATIHAVRRQLPLCSVEVLIPDFMGNPEALKVVMDAKPDILNHNIETVERLSDRVRAKAKYSRSMELLQRSKELQPSIPTKSSIMLGVGEEWDEILQSMDDLRAVGCNILTLGQYLQPSPKHLDVVKYIPPADFALLKEEGLKRGFSHVESAPLVRSSYHAHKQVQSAAEHV